GCGGGATCGTCCCCGCGGCGCTCGAGTTTCTCGACGGCCCCACGACGCGCGTCGTCGAGTCTTCGATATATGCCGCGGGATATCCCACCGACGCGGAAGCGATCCTGCTGGTGGAGCTGGACGGCCTGCTGGATGGCATCGACGAGGACGTCGACCGCGTGCGGCGGATCTGCATGGATGCCGGAGCGCGCACCGTGCGGGTCGCGCGCGACGACGCCGAGCGACTCAAGCTCTGGCAGGGACGCAAGAAGGCGTTCGGCGCGATGGGACGGCTCGCGCCGCACCTCGTCGTGCAGGACGCGGTCGTGCCGCGCACGAAGATCCCCGAGATCCTCGCCGCCATTCACGGCATCTCGCAGAAGCATGGCGTCCTCGTGTGCAACATCTTCCACGCCGGCGACGGAAACCTGCACCCCAACATTCCGTACAACGCGGACGACGTCGAGCAGAGCGAGCGCGTGCACCAGGCGATGCGCGAGATCATGGGTGTCTGCATCGCCGCGGGCGGCACCATCACCGGCGAGCACGGCGTGGGGCTCGACAAGATCGGCTACATGGAGAAGATCTTCACGCCCAATTCGCTCGCGGCGATGTGCCGGTTGCGCGAGGTGTTCGATCCCGAGCGGCGCAGCAATCCCGGCAAGGTGGTACCGCTGCACTCGTGCCGCGAATGGTACGCGACACCGGCGGGACGCGGCCGGTGACGGCGACGGTCACACTCGACGACATCGGCTCGCGGGTCGCGGCGGCGGCGGCGGGCGGACGCGCGCTCCGGATCGCCGGACGCGGCACGTGGCTCGACGCGGGGGGGCCCGTCGAGGCGGGCGAGACTCTGAGCCTCGCGTCGTACTCCGGGATAGTCGACTACGTCCCGGGAGATCTCACTATCACCGTTCGGGCCGGTACTCCGCTCACCGAGATCGCGAGCGCGACGCGCGAGCATGGCCAGTGGCTTCCGCTGGATCCGCCGGGCTCGCCCGACGGCACGATCGGTGCGACCGTCGCTACGGGATCGTACGGGCCGCTCGCGACCGCGTTCGGCAGGCCGCGCGATCAGGTGCTCGGCCTGGAGTCGGTGTCCGGCACCGGCGAGGTGATAACCGTCGGCTCGCGCGTGGTGAAGAACGTCGCGGGCTTCGATCTCACCCGCCTCCTCGTGGGATCCTGGGGAACGCTGGGCGTCATCACCCAGCTCACGCTGCGCTTGCGCGCGCGCAACGACGTCGAGCGCAGCGCCGGGATCGTCGTGCCGGAGCGGGGCCGGAAGCTCGCCGCGGTTCTCGCCGCCGCCCGAGCCGCGCGTATCGCCCCGCTCGCGCTCGAGCTCCTGGACCCGTCCGTCGCACACCGGCTGGGGCTTCCCGCGGAGACGGTCCTGCTCGCCCGCTTCGGCGGAAACAGCGAGAGCGTCACCGCGCAGCTCGCGGAGCTCGCCGCGCTCGGACAATCCTTCGCGGCCCCGGACGATTGCTGGGACCGGCTCCGCGCGCTCGACGCGGACGCGACGGCGACGCTCCGCTTCTCGACGCCGCTCGCCGACCTGCCGATCCTCTGGGACGCGCTGGCCGACGGGGCGACCGGCGGGCAGGAGCTGCTCCGGCACGCGACCGTCATGCGCGGGATCGTGCGCTGCCTGGTGCAAGCTCCGGCCGGATCCGCGCGGTCGCTGGACGACGTGCTGACCGGGATCGCGCGCCCGCTCGAGAGCGCGCGCCTCATTCCGGAGCGGCTCGGGAACGCCTGGAGCCGGATCGCTGGAGCATCCATCGACGATCCGATCTCGCGCCGGGTGAAGCTGGCCTTCGATCCGGCGAACGTGCTCAACCCGGGAATTCTCGGAGAGTCTCCGTGACGGCGGCGGCCAACGTCACCGGCTCCGCGACGGACGCGACTCCGCCCGGGGACGCGATCGTGTGCGCGCTCCCCGGCACTCCGCTCGCCGGCGCGCTGCCCGGGATCAACGCGTGCGTGCACTGCGGCTTCTGCCTGCAGGCCTGCCCCACGTATCTCGCGATGGAGGACGAGAACGACAGCCCGCGCGGCCGCATCTTCCTGATGCGCTCGCTGCTGGAAGGTACGGTGCCCGTGGACGATCCCGTCGTGCGCGAGCACATCGACCGCTGCCTCGGCTGCCGCGCGTGCGAGACCGTTTGCCCCTCGGGAGTGCCGTACGGCCAGCTGCTGGAAGCCACCCGCGCAACGCTCACGCAGGTGCGCCCCGTTCCGCTGCTCGCGCGGCTGCTGCTCTGGTCCTTCGCGCGGCCGTGGGTGCTCGCGATCGGGATGGCGGGCGGGCGATTCCTCGCGGCCACGCCGATCCCGTGGCTGCTGTCGCGGTTGCCGGGCAAGATCGGCTTCGCGATGGCGATGCTGGCGTCCACGGAGAGCCGGCTCGAGCGCGGCGGATACAAGCCGACCATCGCTCCGACGCGCGGATCGTTCGCCCTGCTCGAGGGCTGCGTGATGGAAGGACTCTTCACCGCGACCAATCGGGCGACCGAGCGGACGCTCGCGGTGAACGGGTACGAGCCGCGCGAGGCGCGCGGCCAGCGATGCTGCGGCGCGCTGCACGCGCACGCCGGCGATCTCGAGACCGCGCGCCGACTCGCGCGGCGCAACATCGACGCGTTCGAGCGGTCGGGCGCCGACTTCATCGTCGTGAACGCAGCCGGGTGCGGCGCCGCGATGAAGGACTACGGTCTGCTGCTCGAGCACGACGCGGAATGGGCGGAGCGCGCGAGCGCCGTGGCGGCGAAGGCGCGCGACGTAAGCGAGCTGCTGGCCGCGGCCGGGCCGCTGCGCGGAAACCCGCTGCCGTTCAGGGTGACGTACGACGCGCCGTGCCATCTGCAGCACGCGCAGCGCGTGGTGCAGGCGCCGCTCGCGGTGCTGAGCGCGATCCCGGACCTGGAGCTGGTTCCACTGCACGATTCCGATCAGTGCTGCGGCAGCGCGGGCATCTACAACCTCATCGAGCCCGAGGTCTCCGACCGCGTGCTCACTCCCAAGCTCGCGAACATCAAGGCCACCGGCGCGCCGTGGGTGGCGACCGGAAATCCCGGCTGCATGATGCAGATCGGGGCCGGCATGCTGCGCGCCGGGATCCCCGCTCGAACCGTTCATCCCGTGGATCTGCTCGACGCCTCGTACGCCGCCCGTGGCTGACTCCGCGGGCGCGCGTCCGGAGACGGCGAGCGACTACGACGCGCTGCGCGCCGGCGCGATCGTACTGGACCGCGGCGACCGCGCCCGCTGGCGCTTCACGGGCGCCAAGGCTGCGGAGACGCTGACCGGACTCGTCACCAACGACGTGCTCGCGCTGCAGCCGGGCGAGGGTCTGTACGCCGCCGCGCTGACGCCCAAGGGAAAGATCGTCGCGGACCTGCGGGTACTGCGCGACGGCGACGAGTACCTCGTCGACACCGGTCCGGCGGCCGCGGCCGGCTGGCGCGCGATGGTGCGCAAGTTCGTCAATCCGCGCGTGACGCCGTTCAGCGAGATCACCGGGCAAACTTGCGACCTCGGCCTGTTCGGAAAGCGCGCGGCCGAGCTGCTGTCGCGCCTCTTCGAGGGAGCGGGCTGCTCGTTCGACCAACTGCGGCCATACGCGCACATCCGCGCGCGCTTCCAAGGCGCCGACGTCAGCATCGTCCGCGCATCGGAGCTGGGCGAAATACCGGGGTTCGACATCATAGCTCCCGCGGAAGCCGCCGCGGCGCTGACCGCGCGGCTCGTCGCGGCGGGCGCCATGCCGGGAACGCGGAAAACTTTCGACGTCGCGCGGATAGAGGCGGGGTTTCCCGAATGGGGCGCGGACATGACCGACGACACGCTGGCGCAGGAAGCGAATCTCGACGAGCTGGGCGCGATATCGTACTCGAAGGGGTGCTACGTGGGGCAGGAAGTGGTCGCGCGGATCCACTTCCGCGGGCATGTGAACAGGACGCTCCGGCGAATCACCTTCGCCGGCGATCGCGTTCCGCGCCGCGGCGCGGAGTTGGTGGACGCGAGCGGAAAGACGGTAGGCGACGTGCGGAGCGCAACGGCATCGCCGCGCTCCGGCGGAGTCGGGATCGCGATGGCGCGGCGCGAGGTCGGCGCTGGTGACTCGCTGACTGCGCAGTGGGCTGACGGGCGCGCCGAAGTGGTTGTGATCTAGCTGCAGTGCCAACCCAAAAACCGTTCACCACAAAAAAAGGCGCGACCAGGAGAGTCGCGCCTTTCTTGACGATACGAGTAAACCTTACGGCGTCGTGCCGCGGGTCGTCGTATCCATCGGCATGGTGTCCATCACCATTCCGGTGTCCATCGTGGCAGGCGCGGGCGCCATCGCGGGCGCGGCGGTATCGGTCGTAGCGTCGTCCTTTGCGGTGCATCCAACTGCGAACAGCACTGCGGCGACAAGAGCCAGGCGCTTCATGTACAAATCTCCTTGGAGAGGGGCTGATGATTACAGAGCCGGGCTGGATCAGCGGTCGCAGTGCCCGGTACAGGCGCGGCAAGAATCTATCCTACACTAATAAGGTGTCAAGACTTAGCCCGCTCTGGAAGGGGTCGGATCAGAACGGTAGATTCCAAATTCCCGCCACCTCTCCCCGCCGGCCGGAGTAGCACCGTGTCGCACTTAGCGGAAACATTTGGCGCCCTGCGCCGCTCCGAGTTCGCCCGGCCCGAGATGGCCACCCGCTCAGTGAAGCAGGAGCTGCGGCAGAACCTCCTGCAGCGGCTGAACGACGGTGGCGCGCTCTTTCCGGGACTCATCGGCTACGACGAGACGGTCATGCCGCAGATCGTCAACGCCATTCTCAGTCGGCACAACTTCATCCTGCTGGGCCTCCGCGGACAGGCCAAGTCGCGGATTCTC
This Gemmatimonadaceae bacterium DNA region includes the following protein-coding sequences:
- a CDS encoding FAD-binding oxidoreductase, producing the protein MVRDTGGTRPVTATVTLDDIGSRVAAAAAGGRALRIAGRGTWLDAGGPVEAGETLSLASYSGIVDYVPGDLTITVRAGTPLTEIASATREHGQWLPLDPPGSPDGTIGATVATGSYGPLATAFGRPRDQVLGLESVSGTGEVITVGSRVVKNVAGFDLTRLLVGSWGTLGVITQLTLRLRARNDVERSAGIVVPERGRKLAAVLAAARAARIAPLALELLDPSVAHRLGLPAETVLLARFGGNSESVTAQLAELAALGQSFAAPDDCWDRLRALDADATATLRFSTPLADLPILWDALADGATGGQELLRHATVMRGIVRCLVQAPAGSARSLDDVLTGIARPLESARLIPERLGNAWSRIAGASIDDPISRRVKLAFDPANVLNPGILGESP
- a CDS encoding heterodisulfide reductase-related iron-sulfur binding cluster; the encoded protein is MTAAANVTGSATDATPPGDAIVCALPGTPLAGALPGINACVHCGFCLQACPTYLAMEDENDSPRGRIFLMRSLLEGTVPVDDPVVREHIDRCLGCRACETVCPSGVPYGQLLEATRATLTQVRPVPLLARLLLWSFARPWVLAIGMAGGRFLAATPIPWLLSRLPGKIGFAMAMLASTESRLERGGYKPTIAPTRGSFALLEGCVMEGLFTATNRATERTLAVNGYEPREARGQRCCGALHAHAGDLETARRLARRNIDAFERSGADFIVVNAAGCGAAMKDYGLLLEHDAEWAERASAVAAKARDVSELLAAAGPLRGNPLPFRVTYDAPCHLQHAQRVVQAPLAVLSAIPDLELVPLHDSDQCCGSAGIYNLIEPEVSDRVLTPKLANIKATGAPWVATGNPGCMMQIGAGMLRAGIPARTVHPVDLLDASYAARG